In Staphylococcus saccharolyticus, the sequence GTAAAAGAACAAAACTCAAAAATAATTACACAACCCCAAAAGGCACTTAAGTTAGAACAAGAGATAAATAAAAAAGAAAGAAAAATAAGAAAATTCAAAAAGAAAAGCAAAGGTTTATAAAAAGGATGAAGTCTGAAAAGAAATATACAGGGCACTGAAAGATATAGTGAAAATTTAATTTTGTTCGATAAATTATCTATTTAATTTATCGAACAAAATTCCTGCGAATACACCTACATTTAATGACTCTACATTATTTCGTAGTTCTAAACTAAAATTATAATCTGAATTTTTTATAAAAAAATCTTTAACACCATATTTTTCATTTCCTAAGAACAAAGCTATTTTATAGTTTGCTTTTAGATAATTTAACTTTTCTTCACTCAATTCGTGACCATGGGGAGAAGTAGTTATTATTAAAAAGTTATTTTCTTTTAAAAAATTATATAACTTTAATTCATTATCAAAATTCTTAAAATTAGATATGAGATTAGTACATCTTGATGAATTTAATATTTTATTAGTATATGGATAGAAATCACTTTTAGGATATAAAAAGCAATTATAATTATAAGCAACTCCAGTTCTGATAATAGTTCCAATATTACCATGATCTATAATATCATCTAAAATAATAACGTTATCATTATTTAATAAAAATCCATCTTCATTCTTTTGACATACGGCTAATACATCAATTTTATTCTTAGAATTATGTAATTTATTTAAAATACCAGATGTTGTTTCAAACCCGTCTATATTCTTTGACTCAGCAAATGATAATATATCTTTTGAATCAGTAACTATATAATTAATATCTATATTGAATTTTAATGCTTGTTTTATTTGATTTAAAGAAAACAAAACAATTTTATTTTTACATAATTTTGATTTGTTAGTTTTAAGAATTCTTATTTCTTCAAATTCTTCACTTTTTAGTTTTTTGATTTTTTTTATCATATTTATATTCCCTCCTATAAAAACTTGTAATATTTAAAAGGTTATTTTATTCTGTAAGTAGAAAAGGGGGTATTATATTGAAATTATATTATTATAATAGAAAAAAGGAAACGGATAATTTGAACTTAATAAGTAAGATATTAAGTGAATATGGTATTAATAGCGGAAAGTTTGATTTAAAAAAAACAGAATATTCTGTTTTGGATAATTCGCTACCGGAGAATACAAGGATAGATTTAATGGATAGTTACAAAAACTTAGAAAGAAATTTTTCAAATTTAAATGGGTTTAGAAGAGACTTAGTCATTTTAACTAAGGATTTTAAGTATACTAATTTCATTTTAGATAAATTTTCTCCAATTCATTTTCACTTTGAAAATGAGTATTGGTATCTGTTAGATGGAAAATGTGAATTTGGTTTTTTATTAAATGATGGTAATAAAATTTTAGTTACTTTAGAAAAGGGCGAATTTTTACAGGTTCCTGAGTGCGCGTGGCAATGGTTTGATTTGACAGAAGACAAAAATATGGCGGCAATTAGGTACTTCTATAAAACAGAAAAATCTCCAACTAAAATTGAAATAGATATAGGATAAGATTATGAATAATTATAGTGAGACGATGATAGCAGTACTTTTGGCAAGGGTTAAGAATAGTAATATTAGCAAGGAAAAGTATCCCGACAAGTTAATAGATAAATTAAATCACACACACAAACATTTTGAATTCTTAGAACATAAATCCAAAGGAATGTTCTCGAGAAGTATATTAGTTAGAAGTTTATACTTTATTGATTCTATAGTGAAATTTACAGGTGAGCAAATTATTGTTTTAGGTTCTGGTCTTGATACAAAAGCCATAGAATATGCTGATAAAGATGTAGATATCTATTATGTGGATCATCCTAAATCTATTGAATTTAGCCGAGGTCTATTAAAAAAAATGAATAGGAGCAATCTGAAATTTATTTCTTTTGATTTACAGGATGATGCTACGTATTTATTACAAATATTAAATGAAGCAGGAATAGATAAGTTTAAAGATACATTAGTAATATGGGAAGGTTCATCTTACTATATTAATCCAAAAAGTAGTTTATATTTAATTTCATCTTTAATAAATTATTTTAAAAAATTTAAATTTTATTTTGATATACTTTGTTCTGGTGCTTATCAAAATTCTAGTAAAGGAGCGAATGAAAACATAAAGTATTTGAGGAATATTAATGAAAAATGGGTTGGACATTTAAATTATAAAGATATAGAAGACATTGTATATAGTAATAAGGAATATAAAATAAGTTCAAAAGAATTTGATAGAAGTCACATTGAATTAAAGTATTTAAACGAAAATTACTTATTCAGTAATCAAATGAGCTTTATAGAAATAGAAAAGGAGTTTTAACATGAATTTTATTGGAACAGATAGTGAGACATTTGTTGAAAAATTATATGAAATGGTAATGGAGGATCAAAAAGATAAAGGAGAAAAATTAACTATAGATACTGGTGATTCAAATGAAAAAGAAGAACTTAGTCCGTTTATTATAAAACACTGGCTGAATTTTGCGGTATATTATGAAAAAGCTGCTACCCATTTTATTGGAGGATGGTTAAAGACTACAGAGAAATCTGATGCATTAGTTGATTTTGCTCATCAAATAGAAGATGAAGCTAATCACTATGTATGGCTTAGGAAATACTTAGCTGACTATGTCGAAAATCCTGATGATTTTACTCCTCCTAGAGAATGGGTTTATTTAATGGAAGAATATTATCCTGGCTTGAAAACTCTAGAAGAACGTCTTGCTGCCCATAATATAGCTTCAGAAAGTGCAGCATTAGGTTTCATGGAATTTGCATTAGATAGGTTGCCTGAAAAAATGAAGAAAACTATAGATAAAATTTCTAAAGACGAATTTTTCCATGTGACTTTTGGGAAAACTCTGTTAAAGAAGTATTGTGTTACAGAGGAAGAGCAACAGAGAGCTTATGATGCAACTGTTGAAGCTATGAGAATAATGAGAGAGGCTAGGGAAGTATTTGTGAATATATAAAAGGAGTTTGGTTATGAGAAGAGTTGTAGTAACAGGTATCGGTTTAACTTCTCCAGCTGGAAAAACTGTTGATGAATTTTGGAAAAATTTAAATGAAGGGAGGAACTTTGTTGTCGAATGTGATTCTATGATTGATATGGGGCTTAAAAGTTCATCACATGCATTAATTGAAGATAAATCACATTTATATAAATATAGCGATAAGCTAGACAATTTTATAAAATTCGGTTTATATGCTGGAGAATCAGCTTGGAAGGACTCTGGGTTAGATATATATTCTATTCAGGATGAAAGTAGAATAGGTTTAATTTCTTCATCTGCAATAGGGGGAACACAAACTGTAGCAGATAAATTTGAGGAATTGTTGGTTAATGACAATATAATTTTTAATAACAACGACTCACATTTTTATGACTCTGGTATGTATCATACATTAAATGTATTA encodes:
- a CDS encoding DUF2992 family protein, with amino-acid sequence MNPKRLQRIVVKEQNSKIITQPQKALKLEQEINKKERKIRKFKKKSKGL
- a CDS encoding TrmH family RNA methyltransferase, with product MIKKIKKLKSEEFEEIRILKTNKSKLCKNKIVLFSLNQIKQALKFNIDINYIVTDSKDILSFAESKNIDGFETTSGILNKLHNSKNKIDVLAVCQKNEDGFLLNNDNVIILDDIIDHGNIGTIIRTGVAYNYNCFLYPKSDFYPYTNKILNSSRCTNLISNFKNFDNELKLYNFLKENNFLIITTSPHGHELSEEKLNYLKANYKIALFLGNEKYGVKDFFIKNSDYNFSLELRNNVESLNVGVFAGILFDKLNR
- a CDS encoding class I SAM-dependent methyltransferase; its protein translation is MNNYSETMIAVLLARVKNSNISKEKYPDKLIDKLNHTHKHFEFLEHKSKGMFSRSILVRSLYFIDSIVKFTGEQIIVLGSGLDTKAIEYADKDVDIYYVDHPKSIEFSRGLLKKMNRSNLKFISFDLQDDATYLLQILNEAGIDKFKDTLVIWEGSSYYINPKSSLYLISSLINYFKKFKFYFDILCSGAYQNSSKGANENIKYLRNINEKWVGHLNYKDIEDIVYSNKEYKISSKEFDRSHIELKYLNENYLFSNQMSFIEIEKEF
- a CDS encoding ferritin-like domain-containing protein codes for the protein MNFIGTDSETFVEKLYEMVMEDQKDKGEKLTIDTGDSNEKEELSPFIIKHWLNFAVYYEKAATHFIGGWLKTTEKSDALVDFAHQIEDEANHYVWLRKYLADYVENPDDFTPPREWVYLMEEYYPGLKTLEERLAAHNIASESAALGFMEFALDRLPEKMKKTIDKISKDEFFHVTFGKTLLKKYCVTEEEQQRAYDATVEAMRIMREAREVFVNI